The genomic stretch GATTCAGCGCAGCCTGGGAAAGAGACCAAAACAAATCGAATTCATGAAGTTTCCTAGACGCTAGTGGTGGCCACCCcagttcctggagagccacaatcctaTAGGTATTACAGGGCTATCTGAATCATCGGTTTCTGAATACCTCAAACACACAGGGAGACTAATAAAGTCTGATAACAGGATCAATTAAGTTAATGGTTTAACCAAAAATCAGAAGACACTGTGGTAGGACCAGGGTAAGCTATATGCTATGATGTAGTTAATTCTTGGTGTTGGGGAAATTTCAAACCCTTCATGTGGCTTTTATAGACATAACCCAGTTCCCCACCTTGGATTTACAGAGTTTTTTTGGGGACAGCTGGTTACCATATGCCTGTGCAGATCTTTGAAACCCGCGTTCTGGCTGTCCAATTGTGATATTCTGTGACCTTCTGTTTGGAAATCTCATTACAGCCAAAGATAAGAATGTCAAGTTCCGTCATTTTTTCCAAATAAGAATGTGGAGAGTGATATCCAGATTcatatggggggaaaaaagaaaagaaaaacaaactaaaacatgGTCATTTCGCAGTGGCATGTATCCATTTGAGACTTACTGAAGCTACAGGACTTATGCATGAATGGAACAGTCATTTATAGTTAGGCCTCTACGTATCAGCCACTGATTAAATGGTGGAGTCAGAGAATGAACTAGGATCCTTTTGGGAACATTTTCTTTAACCACTACACCAGTTATCTTTTATTAATATGCAACCGCTATACTTATTAAACTGCTATGACAGAACACTTCAAAGCATTTTTTTGGGGGTCTGTTCCCTGACTTGTGCCATTAATCTTCCTTGcccaaaaaaacacattgtaaatGGTAATCTCATGAAAATGTAATCAACTTTTTATGAATGCATGAGTCTGCTTAGCAAACAAACAGCAACCTAACTCTAATGCACAGGGGACCGAAAGAGGCCAAACAATGAGTCATAGTTACTGTCAATAACCAACTGGCACAAAGTTAAAGCAAAACACGACGCTCCTATAGCAATAATTCTACAGCTTATGAAATGATTCTTGGGATAGCTGGACACAGGTTAGAATCAATGCTTGGGCAGTGGAGGGGAGATACTCAACCAAGGATGTAACAACTCAAACTCCTCACATATCTGttctaattaagcaattaacctCAATAATCTTTTTCACAGTAGCAGCTCTCTTCGAGAGCACAGAGAGCAGACTTACTTTTAGAGACAGAGAGCCAGCTAGGAAAAAGTGGTCTAGATCGATGACTGAAGCCAGAAACCCAGCAAAGACGACTTCATAGAAGTCACTCCTCTTCCTGAGCCCAATGACAATGGCCCAGGACCACAGGCCCACCATCCCGTGCACCGCGTTGTCCGAGACCGCCCGCAGCCACTCGTGGTGCTGGACGAAGGAAAACTGCAAGAACCTATCAGCAAAAAAGCAGAACATCCCCAGTCCTGTGCTGGCAATGACAGAGGCTGTGCTGAAAGTCTGGAGAAGAGCCCGAGCCTTCTCCGTCTCGGTGGCCATGTTGAGAGCAGCCATAGCGAGCGACGCCGTTTGCAACTGGGGTTGAATTAGCTCCACGGCAGGCTTCTTCCATGGCAATTCAGCGCTGAATCATTctggaacacaaacaaaacGGGACAACTGTGGATGCCGTGCAGCTCAAAAGCTCCCGGGCTTTAGGCAAACCCCTCACTTCTGCTCACTATATGATTTAGAAACGCCAGTTCAGACAGCATTTCTTCTTCTGTAAGGACAGCGGCTGGCGATGCCTTTCGGATTGCGTACATCAGGTTTGCCTATGGATTGAACAAGAAGGACAAAAAAGAAATCCCTCAAATAAGCCAACCTGGCGTAAGGTTTTAGTAAATGTATCCACGTAAGCTGTGTATAGATTTTTCTATGCCACTACTCTAAGACCTATTAGGCAatggaaatacattttctagcatggTTATCAAGAAGACTATTTCTTTGCggaaagtaaacaaaaaaacaatacaaataatacaaaataaaaagatagCAACTATAGCAGTACCAAGCACAAAACTCAAGTGGCAAACTCTAGCAAAgattatacaattattaatattttgagaTGAACTCTGCTCTATTCAACATTAGGCTTAATaaatgtttgcttgttttgtacCTATGTCGTCTTGAAGCATCTCTTTACAAAACATTGTAGCTAgtcattggacagtttttaaatttgattttccTCTTTATGGaacaacaataaagcaatagGGTTTATAATAATGCAATTTGCTGTGAAACTGGTACCACTGCAATAATTCATAATTCAGTGGCTATAGGAGCAAAAGGTTATATTATATGATTGAATGAATGAGAGTCCCCTTGGCCTGTATATTTTGAAATCCTATTAAATGACATCCTGTAAAAAGCCAATTCCTTTTCTAAATGTCACTGAATGCAATGCATATTATAGAATAATAGAGTATTTCAATacatcacatacacacaaacagtgTCCCCTATTTGACTGAGCATGCTCTGTAAATGTGTAAGGGCTGTTTCTTGGTTTGTTTGCTCCCCCTCCCATAAATACCACTAGTTCATGCTGCCTTTTATATTCGCATGTGTGCACTCTCTCGGGTTGTAAGGGTAAATTGTGAATGATGTATCCCTATGAACATCTGTCTACCTTAAAAGGAAGGTTACATTTCAAGTTCAGGCCAGTCACACATTAGTTCAGTTCTTAAGAATCAGTTTTCCTCAGAGCTAGCTGTTGTCAGGGCCAAAACTGAAGTGACAGTTGAGACATACATGTGTGCACACCTACAACACtaacaactggaaaaaaataacaatacctTTGTAATATTTCTAAGAAAGATAAAAAATCCCTCCACACAGCAGTATGATGAACATACATGTATTGGTGGTGAAAGAGCGTTAGTTTAGTGTCTACACAATTATTTGGTACTGTGTTTGTCCCCCACTGGAATGTGCATTTTCTAGAATATTCTCTTCTAGAAAGCTTTGAAATGGAAACGCAGAGGGCATGTTTGATGCTGCTTAGAAGTGAATGCACCCATTTTGACATTTTTCCCATTTACACCACTTATTGTGGCAAGTTATGTTTTAACATTCATTCCATTGTGTTAACATGCAGATGGCGAAATGAAAGTTAAGGGGCTGTTTTATCAAGCCATGATTATGAGAATCGGGACtacagttaaattaatgaattaattaattaaagcacAAATTTTAAGATGGATGCACTGCTCTtgcacattaattaattaatactctAATGTAGTGATGGACTTGACATCAAGCTCTGGGGCATAAGGAATGAAGATGACAAACATTCATGGATGCACGACTCGCAATGTGTGACACAATGCGGAGTAGAAGCAAGTGCAATCACATAACAAAAGGGGGggtaacaaaacaaatgcattttctaTGACACAAATGTTTGAACATTGCATTATGAACATTAGACAAAGCAGGAGTGCAATCTTTACCTGTCACTTTGTTACTGTTATCCTGCTTTGTGCCTTTATTTTGTCTGGGGTTTCTACTGGCCCAGTTTCATTTTCCATATAGTCCTGTCTTAAATGGTTTTAGATTAGGCCCTGCCCGGTTGATAGATGAGCATCACCTGCCTTAGTCCTCAGTGCTGCCGTTTCAATGGCACTAGGGCTCACACAGCCTGGATGGGAACTGCAGGGGTAAAGCGGGGACAATGGGACACGGCTGCTTTCACACACACTGGTTTCACTGGTCTTGGTTCCCCATGTAAAATAACAGAGGAGTCCAAGACCAGGGCTAATCCAGGTCCAGCCCATAGGATTACAGAAAGCTTTGGTATAGCCTGGGCTCATTCATTTCCATCAAACACTGTTCAGGGATAATAATACAGATACTGAGAAGACTGTAAAACAGGCACCACAGGGAACCAGATAAAATATTAGCTATGCATGCATAACTAAACACATGCTATGCTTTTGCTAATTATTGAATTGGTCTCTTTAGGGATAAATATGCACAATTTACGAAATCACACAATGTCTGTTAATCACATGCAGCGCAGGGATGTGTGCTCACGGTCCACATCAAACCCAAATCCGGGAAATAATAATCACATCCTTAATGTACACCTATACTGTCTTTTGCTAGCGTTATATCGGCAATCAAAGCTCCAAGGCAGCCTGTGCTTCACAATGGGAGGAAGACGCATCCCTCAATGACAAGAAAAAGTATGAGCAAAAGGCATCTGACATATTGACAATACAAAAACGACAGTGTTACATTTCACTGGCAGGGCAAGTGAATTAAGGGTCGAAACTAGATATTTGACACTGGATCTGACTTGGAATACGGATACTTAGGTTGGATTTGAACACGACTACACGACTGGCATCaatgtgccacacacacacacacacacacacacacacacaatactgaGACAAGGCTGATATACTCACCTCCTATGCCTACCTGCGCCGTCTGCACAGCCCTGCACACGACTCGCCTTCGACCAGGGAAGCACACGTACCCGCCTCCGCTAGACACTCATTGGTCGCATTTGTATTCCAGTCCCAGTTGATTGGTGGACGTGGACGTCAGTCAGCAATTCCGGAAGCTGCATGGAGAGGAACAAGGGCGCGCTCGTgtggcgcagatgtccgcaggtctgcgcggatctgcgcggctgcaccaatgggatgggctggattctgcagatctgcgctacaagaacacgACCCAAAAGCTGTTCGCTATCTGCACAGAATGTCCCACGTGGCGGCGACATGCAACTGCGAGagccaaattaattaatttagacaAGAACTGTGCTTGTTCTGCTCACCTTCTTGTTTCATGTGTTACTGCTCATCTGGACAATAAAAAAGCAAGGCCACTGCAATACTGAAATGAACAataatgcatgcatacatacatacatacatacatacatacatacattctgaTATAAGAGCCTTGCATTCTCTAATAACTCTGGAGATTAGGTTATCTAATCCCTCTTTGATGCAGTTTACACTGTATAATTGGAAACCCAATTCATGTGAAACCAGCTCAGTTTAATCTGGGGGAAATCAGAATTGCACATGAAACTACTTGACATTAGAATTGATTGAGTACGTcagtgtattttttgtttaaatgtaattgtgcaTTAGCTTTAAAGTGTGCACATAATTTCAAAGAGGGCATAGACAGTGCCCTTTAGTATCAGGTGCCATTGCCAGCTGGGTGGCCTGGCTGAAAATAGAGAGTAGTGTATCAACTGCCATAAGCAACAAGGCTGTTGAAGACATGCCAACCTTGAAGGATTGATATGGGTGTGCCTGTTTGAAGGTGCAAACCAACAAAGTGAAATTGTATCTGCTGTATTACATCCCCATTGCTTTTTAGTGCCTTCACCTGAGTTCAGGGTGGAGCTCAGCATCTGTATCAGCCTGCGTGTGAGAACATGCTGTCTTTTTCTCTTGCAagatatttattatcattatggcACTTGAAAGCTCTGGGCTTTCTAATGAGCTATGAACCAACACcttgcatttttaaatgaattaataaagttGATCTAAAGTCTGAtgccctgaaaaaaaaaataaagatccaTAGAAATAGTATCAGGTTAGTGTCTGTGCCAGTAACTATGTACATCAGAAGCTGCGACATTATAGTATGTATTAATAGTAGTGAATAGTATTGTAGGCtacaatgtatatg from Amia ocellicauda isolate fAmiCal2 chromosome 8, fAmiCal2.hap1, whole genome shotgun sequence encodes the following:
- the tmem267 gene encoding transmembrane protein 267; the protein is MAALNMATETEKARALLQTFSTASVIASTGLGMFCFFADRFLQFSFVQHHEWLRAVSDNAVHGMVGLWSWAIVIGLRKRSDFYEVVFAGFLASVIDLDHFFLAGSLSLKAALNLPHRPPLHCSSLIPALAFSLKFLMWVCRLKDSWCFLPWMVFISLASHHIRDGVRHGLWVCPFGNTAPVPYWLHIAITATLPHLCSVLMYLTGTRDMISTKHGISIDV